Proteins from one Catenuloplanes atrovinosus genomic window:
- the pdhA gene encoding pyruvate dehydrogenase (acetyl-transferring) E1 component subunit alpha: protein MGDGDFVQLLTPDGERTERAVGHDGVEYTVDLTDDEYRGLYRDMVVTRRLDAEGVALQRQGEMALWASLYGQEAAQIGSGRALRPQDMVFPSYREHGVLTARGLDPLLPFGLFRGVDQGAWDPEAYKTHMYTLVVGAQTLHATGYAMGVTLDGRIGDDGEAVIVYFGDGATAQGDVNESFIWAGVHQAPIVFFCQNNQYAISVGTERQSRAPIHRRSAGFGFPGLRVDGNDVLASYAVTRHAMDRARRGGGPTLIEAYTYRMGAHTTSDDPTRYRLAAEQEAWAARDPIARLATFLRRQQLADEDFFVKIEEEVQHLAVGLRERVVNLPNPGRSAIFDHAYAHGSPLVEQQRARFEAYATSFES, encoded by the coding sequence ATGGGCGACGGGGACTTCGTACAGCTCTTGACGCCGGACGGCGAGCGGACCGAGCGCGCGGTCGGCCACGACGGCGTGGAGTACACCGTCGACCTGACCGACGACGAGTACCGCGGTCTCTACCGCGACATGGTCGTCACGCGGCGGCTGGACGCGGAGGGCGTGGCGCTGCAACGGCAGGGCGAGATGGCGCTGTGGGCCAGCCTGTACGGGCAGGAGGCGGCGCAGATCGGCTCCGGCCGGGCGCTGCGGCCGCAGGACATGGTGTTCCCGAGCTACCGCGAGCACGGCGTGCTGACCGCGCGCGGCCTGGACCCGCTGCTGCCGTTCGGCCTGTTCCGCGGCGTGGATCAGGGCGCGTGGGACCCGGAGGCCTACAAGACGCACATGTACACGCTGGTGGTGGGCGCGCAGACGCTGCACGCCACCGGGTACGCGATGGGCGTGACGCTGGACGGGCGGATCGGCGACGACGGCGAGGCCGTGATCGTCTACTTCGGTGACGGCGCGACCGCACAGGGTGACGTCAACGAGTCGTTCATCTGGGCCGGCGTGCACCAGGCCCCGATCGTCTTCTTCTGCCAGAACAACCAGTACGCGATCAGCGTGGGCACCGAGCGGCAGTCCCGGGCGCCGATCCACCGGCGCTCGGCCGGCTTCGGCTTCCCCGGCCTGCGGGTGGACGGCAACGACGTGCTGGCCAGCTACGCGGTGACGCGGCACGCGATGGACCGGGCGCGGCGCGGCGGCGGGCCCACGCTGATCGAGGCGTACACGTACCGGATGGGCGCGCACACCACCTCGGACGACCCGACGCGGTACCGGCTGGCCGCGGAGCAGGAGGCGTGGGCGGCGCGCGACCCGATCGCCCGGCTGGCCACGTTCCTGCGCCGTCAGCAGCTCGCGGACGAGGACTTCTTCGTGAAGATCGAGGAGGAGGTCCAGCACCTCGCGGTGGGGCTGCGCGAGCGGGTGGTGAACCTGCCGAACCCGGGCCGGTCGGCGATCTTCGATCACGCGTACGCGCACGGGTCTCCGCTGGTCGAGCAGCAGCGGGCCCGGTTCGAGGCGTACGCCACCTCGTTCGAGAGCTGA
- a CDS encoding general stress protein, producing the protein MTVPDSGTPIPPGPTGAVPAAPAPTDTSSSVSVASYPDYQSAQRAVDYLSDNQFPVEKTAIIGTDLRLVENVLGRLTIGRAALAGLASGAYFGFFIGLLLGLFTEGGWLGIMLSAVLIGALWGAVFGAIAHALTGGRRDFTSRSSLQAGQYAVTATPDVAEQARQLLVRLNWQASGAS; encoded by the coding sequence ATGACCGTTCCCGATTCCGGTACGCCCATCCCGCCCGGCCCGACCGGCGCCGTACCCGCCGCGCCCGCGCCCACCGACACGAGTTCCTCGGTCTCGGTGGCGAGCTACCCCGACTACCAGTCCGCGCAGCGCGCCGTCGACTACCTCTCCGACAACCAGTTCCCGGTGGAGAAGACCGCCATCATCGGCACCGACCTGCGCCTGGTCGAGAACGTGCTGGGCCGGCTCACCATCGGCCGCGCCGCGCTCGCCGGCCTGGCCAGCGGCGCGTACTTCGGCTTCTTCATCGGCCTGCTGCTCGGCCTCTTCACCGAGGGCGGCTGGCTCGGCATCATGCTGTCCGCCGTGCTGATCGGTGCGCTGTGGGGTGCGGTCTTCGGCGCGATCGCGCACGCCCTCACCGGCGGTCGCCGTGACTTCACGTCTCGTAGCTCGCTGCAGGCCGGCCAGTACGCCGTCACCGCCACCCCCGACGTCGCCGAGCAGGCCCGCCAGCTTCTCGTCCGCCTCAACTGGCAGGCGTCCGGCGCGTCCTGA
- a CDS encoding LLM class F420-dependent oxidoreductase: MTVRFGVFVPQGWRMDLTEIADPIEQYEAMTAVAKAADAGPWDSIWVYDHFHTTPEPTMNTVFECWTITSTLARDTSRVNIGQMVGCNGYRHPALYAKIASTVDVASHGRLYAGIGAGWYEHEWRAYGYEWPELRDRMGAFREAVEIVTKMWTEDSPVFNGRYYSIDKPINEPKGVRRPHPSFWIGGGGENVTLKLVAKYANGANFGNGDPEVIREKLEILRRHCETVGRDYDDIVKSTSVNVEVDWSKERLQAKIDSVLEAGADYPILYFPRVAYNHDQLLMFASEIIPQYS, translated from the coding sequence ATGACCGTACGATTTGGCGTGTTCGTTCCCCAGGGCTGGCGGATGGATCTCACCGAGATCGCCGACCCCATCGAGCAGTACGAGGCGATGACCGCGGTGGCGAAGGCCGCGGACGCGGGTCCGTGGGACTCGATCTGGGTCTACGACCACTTCCACACCACGCCCGAGCCCACCATGAACACCGTGTTCGAGTGTTGGACGATCACGTCCACGCTGGCCCGGGACACCTCGCGCGTCAACATCGGCCAGATGGTCGGCTGCAACGGCTACCGCCACCCCGCGCTCTACGCCAAGATCGCGTCGACCGTGGACGTGGCCAGCCACGGCCGGCTCTACGCGGGCATCGGCGCCGGCTGGTACGAGCACGAGTGGCGGGCGTACGGCTACGAGTGGCCGGAGTTGCGCGACCGGATGGGCGCGTTCCGCGAGGCCGTCGAGATCGTCACCAAGATGTGGACCGAGGATTCTCCGGTCTTCAACGGCAGGTACTACTCGATCGACAAGCCGATCAACGAGCCCAAGGGGGTACGCCGTCCGCACCCGTCGTTCTGGATCGGCGGCGGTGGGGAGAACGTGACGCTGAAGCTGGTCGCCAAGTACGCGAACGGCGCGAACTTCGGCAACGGCGATCCTGAGGTGATCCGGGAGAAGCTGGAGATCCTGCGTCGTCACTGCGAGACGGTGGGGCGGGACTATGACGACATCGTGAAGTCGACGTCGGTCAATGTGGAGGTGGACTGGTCGAAGGAGCGGCTGCAGGCGAAGATCGACTCGGTGCTGGAGGCGGGAGCGGATTATCCGATCCTGTATTTCCCGCGGGTCGCCTACAACCACGACCAGTTGCTCATGTTCGCTTCGGAGATCATTCCGCAGTATTCCTGA
- a CDS encoding winged helix-turn-helix transcriptional regulator encodes MTTQDAVDQLAASVFARHCTSRGILEDVAGKWGVLALAALNGGTYRFNALRRRVDGVSEKMLAQTLQALERDGLVRRDVQATIPPRVEYSLTPFGATVAGKVVELVELIQDEVDRRNVG; translated from the coding sequence GTGACCACGCAGGATGCCGTCGACCAGCTCGCCGCCAGCGTCTTCGCGCGTCATTGCACCTCGCGCGGCATCCTGGAGGACGTCGCCGGCAAGTGGGGGGTGCTGGCGCTCGCGGCGCTGAACGGCGGCACCTACCGGTTCAACGCGCTGCGCCGCCGCGTCGACGGGGTCAGCGAGAAGATGCTCGCCCAGACGTTGCAGGCGCTGGAGCGCGACGGCCTGGTCCGCCGCGACGTGCAGGCCACCATCCCGCCGCGGGTCGAGTACAGCCTCACGCCGTTCGGCGCGACCGTCGCCGGGAAGGTCGTCGAACTGGTCGAACTCATCCAGGACGAGGTGGATCGCCGCAACGTCGGATGA
- a CDS encoding SDR family oxidoreductase, which translates to MIVVTGATGHLGRLVVQDLLDRGVPAGEIVAAVRTPDKAADLAASGVQVREADYDRPETLAPAFAGADRLLFISGSVPGARLPQHHAVVDAAKAAGVGLIAYTSILKADTTTMLLAADHRATEARIRETGLPHVFLRNGWYLENYTERLTDTLRNGAILGAAGDGRLAAAARADYAAAAGAVLTSDGPVNVAYELAGDESFTMAELAAQITEHSGTPVTYRDLPVDEYATTLTGFGLPPEAATVIADADAGIARGELTTDSRDLSRLIARPTTSMPDAIATTLNN; encoded by the coding sequence ATGATCGTCGTCACCGGCGCCACCGGACACCTGGGCCGCCTCGTGGTGCAGGACCTGCTCGACCGCGGCGTGCCCGCCGGCGAGATCGTCGCCGCCGTGCGTACCCCGGACAAGGCCGCCGACCTGGCCGCGAGCGGCGTGCAGGTGCGCGAGGCCGACTACGACCGGCCGGAGACGCTGGCCCCGGCGTTCGCCGGCGCGGACCGGCTGCTGTTCATCTCCGGCAGCGTGCCGGGCGCGCGCCTGCCCCAGCACCACGCCGTGGTCGACGCCGCGAAGGCCGCGGGCGTGGGCCTCATCGCGTACACCAGCATCCTCAAGGCCGACACCACCACGATGCTGCTGGCCGCCGACCACCGCGCGACCGAGGCCCGGATCCGCGAAACCGGCCTGCCGCACGTGTTCCTGCGCAACGGCTGGTACCTGGAGAACTACACCGAGCGCCTCACCGACACGCTCCGCAACGGCGCGATCCTGGGCGCCGCCGGCGACGGCCGGCTCGCCGCCGCGGCCCGCGCCGACTACGCCGCGGCCGCCGGCGCCGTGCTCACCTCGGACGGCCCAGTCAACGTCGCCTACGAACTGGCCGGCGACGAGTCGTTCACGATGGCCGAACTCGCCGCGCAGATCACCGAGCACTCCGGCACCCCGGTCACCTACCGCGACCTCCCGGTCGACGAGTACGCGACCACCCTGACCGGCTTCGGCCTGCCCCCCGAGGCCGCCACGGTCATCGCCGACGCCGACGCCGGCATCGCCCGCGGCGAGCTCACCACCGACTCCCGCGACCTGTCCCGCCTGATCGCCCGCCCCACCACCTCCATGCCCGACGCCATCGCCACCACCCTCAACAACTGA
- a CDS encoding IS481 family transposase, which produces MTHANASLTPTGRLRLARCVVDDGWPLRAAAARFQVSPTTAQRWARRYREHGPAGMTDRSSRPHHSPARTPAPVEAHVLAMRRAHRIGPARLATRAGIAPSTAHRILVRHGEPVLACLDRATGEPVRRYERDQPGELVHIDVKKLARIPDGGGHKTLGRPAGRTNRNGAGYAYIHTALDDHSRLAYSEILPDETAATCAGFLRRATAWFTAHGVRVHRVLTDNAWAYTKNTWHTTCADLGIQPRHTRPWRPQTNGKVERFHRTLTEEWAYHQPYTTDTARCDAYPGWLDWYNYHRPHTALGGHPPAHRVTNLSGQHS; this is translated from the coding sequence GTGACTCACGCTAATGCATCCCTGACACCGACCGGGCGGCTGCGCCTGGCGCGTTGCGTGGTCGATGACGGATGGCCGTTACGGGCCGCTGCGGCGCGGTTCCAGGTCTCGCCGACCACCGCACAGCGGTGGGCCCGCCGCTACCGCGAACACGGACCAGCCGGGATGACCGACCGTTCCAGCCGGCCGCACCACAGCCCCGCACGCACCCCCGCCCCAGTCGAGGCACACGTCCTCGCGATGCGCCGTGCGCACCGCATCGGCCCTGCCCGGCTGGCCACCCGCGCCGGTATCGCACCGTCGACCGCGCACCGCATCCTCGTCCGGCACGGCGAACCAGTCCTGGCCTGCCTGGACCGGGCCACCGGCGAACCCGTACGCCGCTACGAACGCGACCAGCCCGGCGAACTCGTCCACATCGACGTCAAGAAACTCGCCCGTATCCCCGACGGCGGCGGACACAAAACCCTCGGCCGACCCGCCGGCCGCACCAACCGCAACGGCGCAGGCTACGCCTACATCCACACCGCCCTCGACGACCACAGCCGCCTGGCCTACTCCGAAATCCTTCCCGACGAAACCGCCGCCACCTGCGCCGGATTCCTACGCCGCGCCACCGCATGGTTCACCGCACACGGCGTGCGCGTCCACCGCGTCCTGACCGACAACGCCTGGGCCTACACCAAAAACACCTGGCACACCACCTGCGCAGACCTCGGCATCCAACCCCGCCACACCCGGCCCTGGCGACCCCAGACCAACGGCAAAGTCGAACGCTTCCACCGCACCCTCACCGAAGAATGGGCCTACCACCAGCCCTACACCACCGACACCGCCCGCTGCGACGCCTACCCCGGCTGGCTCGACTGGTACAACTACCACCGACCCCACACCGCCCTCGGCGGCCACCCACCCGCCCACCGCGTCACCAACCTGTCGGGACAGCACAGCTAG
- a CDS encoding GGDEF domain-containing protein has protein sequence MNGKAGHGEGDAGSLQQRRVVELATLGVRVFGAVACLVTFSMITPGPAPHGLAQLTWVLLAVALIAVGCLLSLIALRHRGGRGYRVLSLAQIPIDLLSALVLVYGTSEDPRAGQMWAVLLVPIYAAAFRDDLRGAFVSGAAAIAGLLGTVLIHEPVWLSPGDGFSLIVIVTVLVCLTLLTGLPARGANKRIRAMQDVKAALSYQVHHDALTGLANRTRLHDFARQAMADRREMAVLALDLDGFKQVNDTLGHAAGDELLKVVAARLLAQARDDDIVARLGGDEFVIVLSGADAGVAAEVARRCMEAVAAPIQLQGTTVHVGTSIGFATTVGDGTVGVPGTASFGRRDFDGVLRAADAHMYTVKANRKQDPARTPPPPTPAETEAAAKRGRHRASPPEAARPR, from the coding sequence ATGAACGGTAAGGCGGGGCACGGCGAAGGCGACGCCGGCTCGCTTCAGCAGCGGCGCGTGGTCGAGCTGGCCACGCTCGGCGTGCGCGTATTCGGTGCCGTCGCCTGCCTGGTCACGTTCTCGATGATCACTCCCGGGCCGGCGCCGCACGGGCTGGCGCAACTGACCTGGGTGCTGCTGGCCGTGGCGCTGATCGCCGTCGGCTGCCTGCTCTCGCTGATCGCGCTACGCCACCGGGGTGGGCGCGGCTACCGCGTACTGAGCCTCGCGCAGATCCCGATCGACCTGCTCAGTGCGCTGGTGCTGGTCTACGGCACGTCCGAGGATCCGCGCGCCGGGCAGATGTGGGCGGTGCTGCTGGTCCCGATCTACGCCGCCGCGTTCCGCGACGACCTGCGCGGTGCGTTCGTCTCCGGCGCCGCCGCGATCGCCGGGCTGCTCGGCACCGTGCTCATCCACGAACCGGTCTGGCTCTCCCCCGGCGACGGATTCTCGCTGATCGTCATCGTGACCGTGCTGGTCTGCCTCACGCTGCTCACCGGGCTGCCGGCCCGCGGCGCGAACAAGCGCATCCGGGCGATGCAGGACGTCAAGGCCGCGCTCAGCTACCAGGTGCACCACGACGCGCTCACCGGGCTGGCGAACCGTACCCGGCTGCACGACTTCGCCCGGCAGGCGATGGCCGACCGGCGCGAGATGGCCGTGCTCGCGCTCGACCTGGACGGCTTCAAGCAGGTCAACGACACACTCGGGCACGCAGCCGGCGACGAACTGCTGAAGGTGGTCGCGGCACGCCTGCTCGCCCAGGCCCGCGACGACGACATCGTGGCCCGCCTGGGCGGCGACGAGTTCGTCATCGTGCTGTCCGGCGCGGACGCGGGCGTGGCCGCGGAAGTGGCGCGGCGCTGCATGGAGGCGGTCGCGGCCCCCATCCAACTCCAGGGCACCACGGTGCACGTCGGGACCAGCATCGGCTTCGCCACCACGGTCGGCGACGGGACGGTCGGCGTGCCCGGCACCGCCAGCTTCGGCCGGCGCGACTTCGACGGCGTACTCCGGGCAGCGGACGCGCACATGTACACGGTCAAGGCGAACCGCAAGCAGGACCCGGCTCGCACCCCGCCACCCCCCACCCCCGCGGAGACGGAGGCGGCGGCGAAGCGCGGCCGCCACCGCGCCTCCCCACCAGAGGCGGCCCGGCCGCGCTAG
- a CDS encoding M20 family metallopeptidase: MLDKAWLTAADELLRIPSTADRPGELARALDWMVDRAGPGFTVERFESRGKPSVLLYRGDVRPGRFRIILNGHLDVVPAPDALFTPRREGDLLYARGAQDMKLSALVMADVFRELAPQLPYPLGLQLVADEEVGGRDGTGHQIEAGVSADFAVIGEMSRLDITVESKGLIDVTLTAEGRAAHGAYPWLGDNALLTVVGAVRALLERYPVPREEAWRTTINVAKIDTPNVAFNQVPAAASAWLNLRFPPTDPDFTGRSVAEVTTHLSEIAGPGVAVGVAHVDAPHLAERDHPDVAVLRRAARAQGYGGEYLRRHGAGDGRFYFQAGMAAVAFGIGGEGQHGPDEHADLTTVPPYRAALREFLLGVTG; this comes from the coding sequence ATGCTGGACAAGGCGTGGCTGACCGCGGCCGATGAGCTGTTGCGCATTCCGAGCACCGCGGACCGGCCGGGCGAGCTGGCCCGCGCGCTGGACTGGATGGTCGACCGGGCCGGGCCCGGCTTCACGGTCGAGCGGTTCGAGTCCCGCGGCAAGCCCAGCGTGCTGCTCTACCGCGGTGACGTGCGGCCCGGCCGGTTCCGGATCATCCTGAACGGGCACCTGGACGTGGTGCCGGCGCCGGACGCGCTGTTCACGCCGCGCCGCGAGGGCGACCTGCTGTACGCCCGCGGCGCCCAGGACATGAAGCTGTCCGCGCTGGTCATGGCGGACGTCTTCCGGGAACTGGCGCCGCAGCTGCCGTACCCGCTGGGCCTTCAGCTGGTGGCGGACGAGGAGGTCGGCGGCCGCGACGGCACCGGGCACCAGATCGAGGCCGGCGTGAGCGCGGACTTCGCGGTGATCGGCGAGATGAGCCGGCTGGACATCACGGTCGAGTCCAAGGGCCTGATCGACGTCACGCTCACCGCGGAGGGCCGGGCGGCGCACGGTGCGTACCCCTGGCTCGGCGACAACGCGCTGCTCACCGTGGTCGGCGCGGTGCGCGCGCTGCTGGAGCGCTACCCGGTGCCGCGCGAGGAGGCCTGGCGCACCACCATCAACGTCGCGAAGATCGACACGCCGAACGTGGCGTTCAACCAGGTTCCGGCCGCCGCGTCCGCCTGGCTCAACCTGCGCTTCCCGCCCACCGACCCGGACTTCACCGGGCGCAGCGTCGCGGAGGTGACCACGCACCTCTCCGAGATCGCCGGCCCGGGCGTGGCGGTCGGCGTCGCGCACGTGGACGCGCCGCACCTGGCCGAGCGCGACCATCCGGACGTGGCCGTGCTCCGCCGCGCCGCGCGGGCGCAGGGGTACGGCGGGGAGTACCTGCGACGGCACGGCGCCGGGGACGGCCGGTTCTACTTCCAGGCCGGGATGGCCGCGGTCGCGTTCGGCATCGGCGGCGAGGGGCAGCACGGCCCGGACGAGCACGCGGACCTCACCACGGTCCCGCCGTACCGGGCGGCGCTCCGCGAGTTCCTGCTCGGTGTGACCGGGTAG
- a CDS encoding 4-hydroxybenzoate 3-monooxygenase produces the protein MRTQVGIIGAGPAGLLLSHLLHLEGIDSVVLELRDRDYVQRRVRAGVLEQPTVELLRAAGVGTRMDAQGLPHDGISLRFDGADHRIDFAALTGRRITVYGQQEVVKDLIARRLADGGDLRFGVSGVAVHDVGSTRPLISFTDADGSARALDCDAIAGCDGFHGITRDSVPAGALTVHQHTYPFAWLGVLAEAPPSHHELIYTYHPRGFALHSMRSPSVTRLYLQVPPDERIEDWSDRRIWDELHTRLAADGFTLAEGPILEKGVTGMRSFVVAPMRHGRLFLAGDAAHIVPPTGAKGMNLAIADVRRLSLALTALLRSGDERLADGYADACLGRVWRAQHFSWWMTSMLHTFPEHDPFQRELQLAQLRYTATSEPAATSLAENYVGLPYSD, from the coding sequence ATGCGGACTCAGGTCGGGATCATCGGCGCCGGCCCCGCCGGCCTGCTCCTGTCACACCTGCTGCACCTGGAGGGCATCGACTCCGTCGTGCTGGAGCTGCGCGACCGGGATTACGTGCAGCGCCGCGTCCGGGCCGGCGTGCTGGAGCAGCCCACGGTCGAGCTGCTGCGCGCCGCCGGCGTCGGCACCCGGATGGACGCGCAGGGCCTGCCGCACGACGGCATCTCGCTGCGTTTCGACGGCGCCGACCACCGCATCGACTTCGCCGCGCTCACCGGGCGGCGGATCACGGTCTACGGTCAGCAGGAGGTGGTCAAGGACCTGATCGCGCGGCGCCTGGCGGACGGCGGTGACCTGCGCTTCGGCGTCTCCGGCGTGGCGGTGCACGACGTCGGCTCGACCCGGCCGCTGATCAGCTTCACGGACGCGGACGGCAGCGCGCGGGCGCTCGACTGCGACGCGATCGCCGGGTGCGACGGGTTCCACGGCATCACCCGGGACTCGGTGCCGGCCGGCGCGCTCACCGTGCACCAGCACACGTACCCGTTCGCCTGGCTCGGCGTGCTCGCCGAGGCGCCGCCGTCGCACCACGAGCTGATCTACACGTACCACCCGCGCGGGTTCGCGCTGCACAGCATGCGGTCGCCGTCGGTCACCCGGCTCTACCTCCAGGTGCCGCCGGACGAGCGGATCGAGGACTGGTCCGACCGGCGGATCTGGGACGAGCTGCACACCCGGCTCGCCGCGGACGGATTCACGCTGGCCGAGGGCCCGATCCTGGAGAAGGGCGTGACCGGCATGCGCAGCTTCGTGGTCGCGCCGATGCGGCACGGGCGGCTGTTCCTGGCCGGCGACGCCGCGCACATCGTGCCGCCGACCGGCGCGAAGGGCATGAACCTCGCGATCGCCGACGTGCGCCGGCTGAGCCTCGCGCTCACCGCGCTGCTGCGGTCCGGCGACGAACGACTCGCCGACGGGTACGCCGACGCCTGCCTCGGCCGGGTCTGGCGCGCGCAGCACTTCTCCTGGTGGATGACGTCGATGCTGCACACGTTCCCGGAGCACGACCCCTTCCAGCGCGAGCTGCAACTGGCCCAGCTCCGCTACACCGCCACCTCCGAACCCGCCGCGACGTCACTCGCGGAGAACTACGTCGGCCTGCCGTATTCGGATTGA
- a CDS encoding alpha/beta hydrolase family protein: MLNPVADDESVLSRPAPAPDFTVAYGDHQDQIAAVRTGNADRPLLVLLHGGFWRPRFGHAHTGPMAEALRAAGWTTASAEYRRVPGDPGVTASDVRAALGALPSLVTAHDGRMIVIGHSAGGQLALAVAAHDRSVYAVVAIAPVADLCRAEELGLGDGAVRAFLGGPATGHAGLDPMRLPSVPPEKVVLLHGRRDGTVPVGLSEAYAARHGAALVAPADAHHYSFIDPLGPHWPALTVTLSGLSRRA; this comes from the coding sequence GTGCTGAACCCGGTCGCGGACGACGAGTCGGTCCTGTCCCGGCCGGCCCCAGCCCCTGATTTCACGGTCGCCTACGGCGACCACCAGGACCAGATCGCGGCGGTACGGACCGGGAACGCGGACCGCCCGCTGCTGGTGCTCCTGCACGGCGGCTTCTGGCGCCCGCGCTTCGGCCACGCGCACACCGGCCCGATGGCGGAGGCGCTGCGCGCGGCCGGCTGGACCACGGCCTCGGCCGAGTACCGCCGCGTCCCCGGCGACCCGGGCGTGACCGCGTCCGACGTGCGCGCCGCGCTCGGCGCGCTGCCGTCGCTGGTCACCGCGCACGACGGCCGCATGATCGTGATCGGTCACTCCGCGGGCGGCCAGCTCGCGCTCGCGGTGGCCGCACATGATCGGTCGGTGTACGCGGTGGTGGCGATCGCGCCGGTCGCGGACCTGTGCCGGGCGGAGGAACTGGGGCTCGGCGACGGGGCGGTGCGCGCGTTCCTCGGCGGGCCGGCGACCGGGCACGCCGGGCTCGATCCGATGCGGCTGCCGTCCGTACCGCCGGAGAAGGTCGTGCTCCTGCACGGCCGGCGGGACGGGACGGTGCCGGTCGGGCTCTCCGAGGCCTACGCGGCGCGGCACGGCGCCGCGCTGGTCGCGCCCGCGGACGCGCACCACTACTCGTTCATCGACCCGCTCGGCCCGCACTGGCCGGCGCTCACGGTCACGCTCTCCGGGCTGAGCCGGAGAGCGTGA
- the kynU gene encoding kynureninase, translated as MTLDETDALRRDADDPGRRHMFLVPPASGGRYEEAAYLVGNSLGLQPRAVRDELAAHLDDWATLGVEGHWEAHDPWLSLPQRLAVPSARLVGARPEETVVMNSLTVNLHLLMISFYRPSGTRTRIVIEDAAFPSDSYAVRSQAALHGLDPETTVVRLRPRAGEDALRTEDVVGYLRDSGDTVALLLLGGVNYLTGELVDIAAVTEAGHAAGAIVGWDLAHAAGNVELRLHDWGVDFAAWCNYKYLNSGPGAPGSAFVHARHLGDPAVRRLDGWWGNDESTRFEMAPVNRPPATADAWQVSTPQTLALAPMTSALQLFDEAGMPRLRARSVRLTSYLMDALDAVTPGRPLDVITPREPGRRGAQVSVRVGGQSAGELAKRLRFEHGVLVDSREPDVVRLAPVPLYSSYHDCWRAAAALAALC; from the coding sequence ATGACGCTGGACGAGACCGACGCGCTGCGCCGGGACGCCGACGACCCCGGCCGGCGGCACATGTTCCTGGTGCCGCCCGCGTCCGGCGGCCGGTACGAGGAGGCCGCCTACCTGGTCGGCAACTCGCTCGGCCTGCAGCCCCGCGCGGTCCGCGACGAACTGGCCGCGCACCTGGACGACTGGGCCACGCTCGGCGTCGAGGGTCACTGGGAGGCGCACGATCCCTGGCTGAGCCTGCCGCAGCGGCTGGCCGTGCCGTCCGCGCGCCTCGTCGGCGCACGCCCGGAGGAGACGGTGGTGATGAACTCGCTGACCGTCAACCTGCACCTGCTGATGATCTCGTTCTACCGGCCGTCCGGCACGCGGACCAGGATCGTCATCGAGGACGCCGCGTTCCCGTCGGACAGCTACGCGGTGCGCAGCCAGGCCGCGCTGCACGGGCTGGACCCGGAGACCACGGTGGTACGGCTGCGCCCGCGCGCCGGCGAGGACGCGCTGCGCACCGAGGACGTCGTCGGGTACCTGCGGGACTCCGGCGACACGGTCGCGCTGCTGCTGCTCGGCGGCGTCAACTACCTCACCGGCGAGCTGGTCGACATCGCGGCCGTGACCGAGGCCGGGCACGCGGCCGGCGCGATCGTCGGCTGGGACCTGGCGCACGCGGCCGGCAACGTGGAGCTGCGCCTGCACGACTGGGGTGTCGACTTCGCCGCCTGGTGCAACTACAAGTACCTCAACTCCGGGCCGGGCGCGCCCGGCAGCGCGTTCGTGCACGCCCGTCACCTCGGCGACCCCGCGGTGCGCCGGCTGGACGGCTGGTGGGGCAACGACGAGAGCACCCGGTTCGAGATGGCGCCGGTCAACCGGCCGCCGGCCACCGCGGACGCGTGGCAGGTGTCCACACCGCAGACGCTCGCGCTGGCGCCGATGACCAGCGCGCTCCAGCTGTTCGACGAGGCCGGCATGCCTCGGCTGCGCGCCCGCAGCGTGCGCCTGACCTCGTACCTGATGGACGCGCTGGACGCGGTCACGCCCGGCCGGCCGCTGGACGTGATCACGCCGCGCGAGCCCGGGCGGCGCGGCGCGCAGGTCTCCGTGCGCGTCGGTGGGCAGAGCGCGGGCGAGCTTGCCAAGCGGCTGCGCTTCGAGCACGGCGTGCTGGTCGACTCGCGCGAGCCGGACGTGGTCCGGCTGGCCCCGGTGCCGCTCTACTCCAGCTACCACGACTGCTGGCGCGCCGCCGCCGCGCTGGCCGCGCTGTGCTGA